One part of the Streptomyces sp. AM 2-1-1 genome encodes these proteins:
- a CDS encoding right-handed parallel beta-helix repeat-containing protein — protein sequence MSRQVLTVCPDGSEGFRTIAEALAGARSGAVVSVRPGTYEESLTVTTRVTIVAEQARGTVEIRPRRGSAITLKADAVMLTDLVLRSRDEELPAVDAVRGQVAMDGCDVTGAAWTAVLARGTGSVAMRDCRVTNPEGAGVVVTSSVESSVESCTVEHLGTSGIVIGERGRVTVRGCTVRDARGNGVLANGEAQGSVEECDISSTDKPSIALEGRATTQVLRTVVHDTSIGVHLTSESRTLLEEVRVTATTGPGFVLSHGTDPLLRRCRTARTRGNGILVTDRSRGTFEDCWLDSAQAPALRVAGSASPALVSLTVRDCEGTGVLLEDESTAELDRLEVLDAAGAGVSVRSGANPLLRRARVARSGGHGIEVDEDGRGRLENCEVDRAGGSGIHVASDGNVYIGGGTVTSAGAAGLTVGPRGSATVRDCEIRTPAADGVAVDAEGELTATRIRVSEAVEHGLVVREGGRASLNACEFSGNARDGVRVESVAPVSLVDCVVRENRGGGLVQSKAGDRLAVEGLTSTGNAQRDAWGLGDAEGTDPAGSAGADTPGESGPLRALDALIGLRHVKQQVHTLINLTQLAQRRAQLGMSAPPMSRHLVFAGPPGTGKTTVARLYGTILADLGVLRSGHLVEVSRADLVAQVIGGTAIKTTETFNRALGGVLFVDEAYTLTGDSRGSGVDFGREAVDTLLKLMEDHRDDVVVVAAGYSEEMDAFLGSNPGLASRFSRTVEFENYTVPELVSIIESMCVQHQYALGEQTGKALAVRFERMPRDGSFGNGRAARQVFEEMIDRQALRLSSQQAVGAEDLTLLMPEDVGDDVVESGAGDGAPPPGDALTRLGDMVGLAAVKRDVTDMVNLLSTARRREAAGLPVPRLSHHLVFTGPPGTGKTTVARLYGELLVSLGVLPRGQLVEVSRAELVGRYVGHTAQLTREVFERALGGVLFIDEAYTLTPADSGSGNDFGREAVDTLLKLMEDHRDRVAVIVAGYTREMEGFLASNPGLTSRFSRRVEFADYSSDELVTIVRQHAADGGYECGPGTGALLREYFDTRPRDRSFGNARLARQVLEGMITRQAGRLSPLAAPSLDDLRLLLPEDIVVRTPGAS from the coding sequence GTGTCACGCCAGGTACTGACGGTCTGCCCCGACGGCTCCGAGGGTTTCAGGACCATCGCGGAGGCGCTGGCGGGGGCCCGCAGCGGCGCTGTCGTCAGTGTCCGGCCCGGGACGTACGAGGAGAGTCTGACGGTCACCACCCGGGTGACGATCGTGGCCGAACAGGCGCGCGGGACCGTGGAGATACGCCCGCGCCGGGGCAGCGCGATCACGCTGAAGGCCGATGCCGTGATGCTCACCGACCTCGTGCTGCGCTCCCGTGACGAGGAACTGCCGGCGGTGGACGCCGTGCGGGGGCAGGTGGCGATGGACGGCTGTGACGTGACCGGCGCCGCGTGGACCGCGGTCCTCGCGCGGGGCACCGGCTCGGTGGCCATGCGCGACTGCCGGGTCACCAATCCGGAGGGTGCCGGTGTCGTGGTGACCTCGTCCGTGGAGAGCTCCGTCGAGTCGTGCACCGTGGAGCACCTCGGCACCTCCGGCATCGTGATCGGAGAGCGGGGGCGGGTCACCGTGCGTGGCTGCACCGTCCGCGACGCGCGGGGCAACGGTGTGCTGGCCAACGGGGAGGCGCAGGGGTCGGTGGAGGAGTGCGACATCTCCTCGACCGACAAGCCGTCGATCGCGCTGGAGGGGCGCGCGACCACGCAGGTGCTGCGGACGGTGGTGCACGACACGTCGATCGGCGTCCACCTCACCAGCGAGTCCCGCACCCTGCTCGAAGAGGTCCGGGTGACGGCCACCACCGGACCGGGCTTCGTGCTGTCGCACGGCACGGACCCGCTGCTGCGCCGCTGCCGGACCGCGCGGACGCGGGGCAACGGCATCCTCGTGACGGACCGTTCCCGGGGGACCTTCGAGGACTGCTGGCTCGACTCCGCGCAGGCTCCGGCCCTGCGGGTGGCAGGCTCCGCCTCACCCGCCCTGGTCTCGCTGACGGTGCGCGACTGCGAGGGTACGGGCGTACTGCTGGAGGACGAGTCGACGGCGGAACTCGACCGGCTGGAGGTGCTGGACGCGGCGGGCGCGGGGGTCTCCGTCCGCTCGGGCGCCAATCCCCTGCTGCGCCGCGCCCGGGTGGCCCGCTCGGGTGGCCACGGCATCGAGGTGGACGAGGACGGCCGGGGGCGGCTGGAGAACTGCGAGGTGGACCGCGCGGGCGGCTCCGGCATCCATGTCGCCTCGGACGGCAATGTCTACATCGGCGGCGGGACCGTCACCTCGGCGGGTGCGGCCGGGCTCACCGTGGGGCCGCGCGGCAGCGCGACCGTCCGGGACTGCGAGATCCGCACCCCCGCGGCCGACGGGGTGGCGGTGGACGCGGAAGGTGAGCTGACCGCGACCCGGATCCGCGTGTCGGAGGCCGTCGAGCACGGACTCGTCGTCCGTGAGGGCGGACGCGCGTCGCTCAACGCCTGCGAGTTCTCCGGCAACGCCAGGGACGGTGTCCGGGTCGAGTCGGTGGCGCCCGTCTCCCTCGTCGACTGCGTGGTCCGGGAGAACCGGGGTGGCGGACTGGTGCAGTCGAAGGCCGGTGACCGGCTCGCCGTCGAAGGGCTCACGAGCACCGGCAACGCCCAGCGCGACGCCTGGGGACTCGGGGACGCCGAGGGCACGGATCCGGCGGGCTCGGCGGGCGCGGACACCCCCGGCGAGAGCGGACCGCTGCGGGCGCTGGACGCGCTGATCGGCCTGCGACACGTCAAGCAGCAGGTGCACACCCTCATCAACCTCACGCAACTCGCGCAGCGCAGGGCTCAGTTGGGTATGTCGGCGCCGCCGATGAGCCGCCACCTGGTGTTCGCCGGCCCTCCCGGCACGGGCAAGACGACGGTCGCGCGGCTGTACGGCACGATCCTCGCCGACCTGGGCGTGCTGCGCTCCGGACATCTGGTGGAGGTGTCCCGGGCCGATCTGGTGGCGCAGGTGATCGGCGGTACGGCGATCAAGACCACCGAGACGTTCAACCGGGCGCTGGGCGGGGTGCTGTTCGTCGACGAGGCGTACACCCTGACGGGCGACAGCCGTGGCTCCGGGGTGGATTTCGGGCGGGAGGCGGTGGACACCCTGCTCAAGCTCATGGAGGACCACCGGGACGACGTGGTGGTGGTCGCCGCCGGTTACTCCGAGGAGATGGACGCCTTCCTCGGCTCCAACCCGGGTCTGGCCTCACGTTTCTCACGGACCGTCGAGTTCGAGAACTACACCGTGCCCGAGCTGGTGTCGATCATCGAGAGCATGTGCGTCCAGCACCAGTACGCCCTGGGAGAGCAGACCGGCAAGGCGCTCGCGGTCCGCTTCGAGCGCATGCCGAGGGACGGCTCGTTCGGGAACGGCCGGGCGGCGCGGCAGGTCTTCGAGGAGATGATCGACCGCCAGGCACTGCGCCTCTCCTCGCAGCAGGCGGTCGGCGCGGAGGACCTGACGCTGCTGATGCCCGAGGACGTCGGCGACGACGTGGTGGAGTCCGGGGCCGGTGACGGCGCACCGCCGCCGGGGGACGCGTTGACCCGGCTGGGCGACATGGTGGGACTGGCGGCGGTGAAGCGGGACGTCACCGACATGGTGAACCTGCTCTCCACGGCACGCCGGCGCGAGGCGGCCGGCCTGCCGGTGCCACGTCTCAGCCACCACCTGGTGTTCACCGGCCCTCCGGGAACGGGCAAGACGACGGTGGCCCGTCTCTACGGGGAGCTGCTGGTGTCGCTCGGCGTGCTGCCGCGCGGGCAGCTCGTCGAGGTCTCGCGGGCTGAACTGGTGGGCCGCTATGTCGGCCACACCGCTCAGCTGACCCGTGAGGTCTTCGAACGGGCCCTGGGCGGGGTGCTGTTCATCGACGAGGCGTACACCCTGACCCCCGCCGACTCCGGGTCCGGCAACGACTTCGGACGGGAGGCGGTGGACACCCTGCTCAAGCTGATGGAGGACCACCGGGACCGGGTCGCGGTGATCGTCGCCGGGTACACGCGGGAGATGGAGGGGTTCCTCGCCTCGAACCCCGGTCTGACGTCGCGCTTCTCCCGGCGGGTGGAGTTCGCGGACTACTCCTCCGACGAGCTCGTGACCATCGTCCGGCAGCACGCGGCCGACGGCGGGTACGAGTGCGGGCCGGGCACCGGTGCGCTCCTGCGGGAGTACTTCGACACGCGGCCGCGCGACCGGAGCTTCGGCAACGCGCGCCTGGCCCGTCAGGTACTGGAGGGCATGATCACGCGGCAGGCCGGACGGCTCAGTCCGCTGGCCGCGCCGAGCCTCGACGATCTGCGCCTGCTGCTGCCCGAGGACATCGTGGTCCGGACCCCGGGCGCCTCCTGA
- a CDS encoding acyl-CoA dehydrogenase, whose amino-acid sequence MATENTTPAASGDEQPEVDVRALTAVLDGEYAGIRDLVRSNLVTYASVLEDAEELGVDAFRERVRDVVVEMAATGQTGMGFPREYGGGGDVGASIAAFETLAFGDLSVLVKVGVQFGLFGGAILQLGTERHHETLLPDLVTGRLMGCFAMTETGHGSDVQSLGTLARYDAASQEFVITTGSEQARKDYIGNAARHAEQAVVFAQLEVGGKSEGVHAFVVPIRSGGEPAPGVRIEDDGRKMGLNGVDNGRLWFDGVRVPREALLNRFADVSPEGVYTSPIDNPDRRFFTMLGTLVQGRVCIGGAGVNAAKVALAIATKYAVRRRQFAGGSDGREQVLLDYGMHQRRLLPLLARTYALHFAQDVVRTRLHEVFSGTEDDAAARRRLESRAAGTKALGTWHATRVVQECREACGGAGYLAVNRFAALKADTDVFTTFEGDNHVLLQLVAKGLLTHYASEFEDLDQLGMVRHIAGLAFETVLEKTAVHTLLERVHDLLPGGDEWDREAGLRDPEYHLAMLRHREEHMLAGVARRLKRGIDRKGDPGVVFSQVQDHVIAVAHAHVERLVLEAFVDKVRTLPEGGNKVALGLLRDLFALSTIEADRAWFLEHGRLSAQRSKAISREVNELCRTIRPFAVDLVDAWGIPSEMLRATDLVG is encoded by the coding sequence ATGGCCACTGAGAACACAACCCCTGCCGCGAGCGGTGACGAGCAGCCCGAGGTGGACGTACGGGCCCTGACCGCCGTGCTCGACGGCGAGTACGCCGGGATCCGCGACCTCGTCCGGTCCAATCTGGTGACGTACGCCTCCGTACTGGAGGACGCCGAGGAGCTCGGCGTCGACGCGTTCCGCGAACGGGTGCGCGACGTCGTGGTGGAGATGGCGGCCACGGGCCAGACCGGCATGGGCTTCCCGCGCGAGTACGGCGGGGGCGGCGACGTGGGAGCGTCGATCGCCGCGTTCGAGACGCTGGCCTTCGGCGACCTCTCGGTCCTGGTGAAGGTCGGTGTGCAGTTCGGACTCTTCGGCGGCGCGATCCTGCAACTGGGCACGGAGCGCCACCACGAAACCCTGCTGCCGGACCTGGTCACCGGGCGTCTGATGGGATGCTTCGCGATGACCGAGACCGGGCACGGATCCGACGTCCAGTCACTGGGCACCCTCGCGCGCTACGACGCCGCGAGCCAGGAGTTCGTCATCACCACCGGCAGCGAGCAGGCGCGCAAGGACTACATCGGCAACGCGGCCCGCCACGCCGAGCAGGCGGTCGTCTTCGCCCAGCTGGAGGTGGGCGGGAAGTCGGAGGGCGTACACGCGTTCGTCGTACCGATCAGGTCCGGGGGCGAACCCGCACCCGGTGTCCGCATCGAGGACGACGGCCGCAAGATGGGCCTCAACGGCGTGGACAACGGCCGTCTGTGGTTCGACGGCGTGCGGGTGCCGCGTGAGGCGCTGCTCAACCGGTTCGCCGACGTCTCCCCCGAGGGCGTCTACACGAGCCCGATCGACAACCCGGACCGGCGCTTCTTCACCATGCTCGGCACGCTGGTGCAGGGCCGGGTCTGCATCGGCGGGGCCGGGGTCAACGCGGCCAAGGTCGCCCTCGCGATCGCCACGAAGTACGCCGTCCGCCGACGGCAGTTCGCCGGTGGCTCGGACGGCCGGGAGCAGGTGCTCCTCGATTACGGCATGCACCAGCGCCGTCTGCTGCCGCTCCTGGCGCGCACGTACGCGCTGCACTTCGCGCAGGACGTCGTACGCACACGGCTGCACGAGGTCTTCTCCGGCACCGAGGACGACGCGGCCGCCCGGCGCCGGCTGGAGTCACGGGCCGCCGGCACCAAGGCGCTCGGCACCTGGCACGCCACCCGGGTCGTCCAGGAGTGCCGCGAGGCGTGCGGGGGCGCCGGATACCTCGCGGTCAACCGCTTCGCCGCCCTCAAGGCCGACACCGACGTCTTCACCACCTTCGAGGGCGACAACCACGTCCTCCTCCAGCTCGTCGCCAAGGGCCTGCTCACCCATTACGCGAGCGAGTTCGAAGACCTGGACCAACTCGGCATGGTCCGCCACATCGCCGGTCTCGCCTTCGAGACGGTGCTGGAGAAGACCGCGGTCCACACCCTGCTCGAACGGGTGCACGACCTGCTGCCCGGGGGCGACGAGTGGGACCGGGAAGCCGGTCTGCGCGACCCGGAGTACCACCTCGCCATGCTCCGCCACCGCGAGGAGCACATGCTCGCCGGCGTGGCCCGCCGGCTCAAGCGCGGGATCGACCGCAAGGGCGACCCGGGCGTCGTGTTCTCGCAGGTGCAGGACCACGTCATCGCCGTCGCCCACGCGCACGTGGAGCGGCTGGTGCTGGAGGCCTTCGTCGACAAGGTGCGCACGCTGCCCGAAGGCGGCAACAAGGTGGCGCTGGGCCTGCTCCGCGACCTGTTCGCCCTGTCGACGATCGAGGCGGACCGGGCGTGGTTCCTGGAGCACGGCCGGCTGAGCGCCCAGCGGTCCAAGGCGATCAGCCGCGAGGTGAACGAGCTCTGCCGCACGATCCGGCCGTTCGCCGTCGACCTCGTCGACGCCTGGGGCATCCCGTCCGAGATGCTGCGCGCGACGGACCTGGTGGGCTGA
- a CDS encoding lysophospholipid acyltransferase family protein: protein MLSRIAAAVVPSLGHLTTTSDEEAAPVTGSIVVANHTSLVDPGIVLAALLRHGVEPVVLATAGLWRIPVLRPLLVRGGHVPVHRGSVRAAESLDEAATALRAGRHVLIYAEGRLPPRKDSAEAEPEPFRSGLARLALAADAPVLPLGQAGARRVVSGGTVKQIAGLLTAPARRPRLHVHLGAPVRLPGDIPAATAAAHRAVTAAWRTAAAHLAREVPGGGADRRGAAPHPR, encoded by the coding sequence GTGCTCAGCCGCATCGCCGCCGCCGTCGTGCCCTCCCTCGGACACCTCACCACCACCTCCGACGAAGAGGCCGCCCCCGTCACCGGGTCGATCGTCGTCGCCAACCACACCTCGCTCGTCGACCCCGGGATCGTGCTGGCCGCTCTGCTCCGCCACGGTGTCGAGCCGGTCGTCCTCGCCACCGCCGGCCTCTGGCGCATCCCGGTGCTCCGCCCGCTGCTGGTGCGGGGCGGACACGTGCCGGTCCACCGGGGCAGCGTCCGGGCGGCCGAGTCCCTGGACGAGGCGGCCACCGCCCTGCGGGCGGGCCGTCACGTGCTGATCTACGCGGAGGGCCGGCTGCCCCCGCGGAAGGATTCCGCCGAGGCCGAACCCGAGCCGTTCCGCAGCGGACTGGCCCGTCTGGCCCTGGCCGCCGACGCCCCCGTGCTGCCGCTCGGCCAGGCCGGCGCCCGCCGGGTGGTCTCCGGCGGCACCGTGAAGCAGATCGCCGGACTCCTCACCGCACCTGCCCGGAGGCCCCGCCTCCACGTCCACCTCGGCGCCCCCGTACGGCTGCCGGGGGACATCCCGGCCGCGACCGCCGCCGCGCACCGGGCCGTCACGGCAGCCTGGCGCACGGCCGCCGCGCATCTCGCCCGCGAAGTACCCGGGGGCGGCGCGGATCGCCGAGGAGCGGCACCGCACCCCCGGTGA